The Pseudarthrobacter sulfonivorans genome includes a window with the following:
- a CDS encoding FmdB family zinc ribbon protein has protein sequence MPTYAYACKDCGHAFDVFQSFTDSTLTACPECQGALRKKFNSVGVVFKGSGFYRTDSRDAKGSTVSAAPAAPAAAPAPAPATAAAAS, from the coding sequence GTGCCCACTTATGCCTACGCCTGCAAGGATTGCGGCCACGCCTTCGACGTTTTCCAGTCGTTTACCGACAGCACCCTGACTGCATGCCCGGAGTGCCAGGGCGCCTTGCGCAAGAAGTTCAACAGCGTGGGTGTGGTCTTCAAGGGCTCCGGTTTCTACCGGACCGACTCCCGGGATGCCAAGGGAAGCACTGTTTCGGCTGCCCCTGCCGCCCCCGCGGCCGCACCGGCGCCGGCACCTGCCACCGCCGCTGCCGCCAGCTGA
- a CDS encoding 5-formyltetrahydrofolate cyclo-ligase: MSQGSSEAKADIRARHRARRAATDATQRDAAGAALAVHGAAWAEQLTGGTPSTFCAYLGVVPEPPTLPLISELHRHGHTILLPVCEPGRRLSWTYWTPGVEFVRSRYAPVLEPAGPRLDLGIMASVAALFIPATAVDKDGNRIGQGGGYYDILLGSLAEDGPEIPLAAIVFDSELLPAGSIPAEDFDRRVPAALTPSGLIRLPDPA; this comes from the coding sequence ATGTCCCAAGGAAGTAGCGAAGCCAAGGCGGACATCCGCGCACGCCATCGTGCGCGCCGCGCCGCGACGGACGCCACCCAGCGCGACGCGGCCGGTGCCGCCCTGGCCGTCCACGGCGCCGCATGGGCCGAACAACTGACCGGTGGGACGCCGTCGACCTTTTGCGCCTACCTGGGCGTGGTCCCAGAGCCGCCCACGCTGCCCCTGATCAGCGAACTCCACCGGCATGGCCACACCATCCTGCTCCCTGTCTGCGAGCCCGGCCGCCGGCTGAGCTGGACGTACTGGACTCCGGGCGTCGAGTTTGTCCGCAGCCGCTATGCGCCGGTGCTGGAACCAGCCGGACCGCGCCTTGACCTCGGCATCATGGCGTCCGTTGCCGCCCTCTTCATCCCCGCCACGGCGGTGGACAAGGACGGCAACCGCATAGGCCAGGGCGGCGGCTACTACGACATCCTGCTGGGTTCCCTCGCCGAAGACGGCCCGGAGATCCCGCTTGCGGCCATCGTCTTCGATTCCGAACTGCTCCCGGCCGGAAGCATCCCCGCCGAAGACTTTGACCGGAGGGTTCCGGCTGCGCTCACGCCCTCAGGTTTGATCCGGCTGCCGGACCCGGCCTGA
- the galU gene encoding UTP--glucose-1-phosphate uridylyltransferase GalU, whose translation MTTTQQTVRKAVIPAAGLGTRFLPATKAMPKEMLPVVDKPAIQYVVEEAVNVGLNDILMITGRNKRALEDHFDRVPSLEDTLEAKGDLAKLESIQAASNLGDIHYVRQGDPNGLGHAVLRAKQHVGNEPFAVLLGDDLIDARDELLSTMIEVQSKTGGSVVALIEVEPSQISAYGCADVQEIDGEGYVRINKLVEKPSVDEAPSNLAVIGRYVLHPAVFDVLEHTGPGRGGEIQLTDALQELAAGEGDGYGVYGVVFRGRRYDTGDKLSYLKACVQLAIDSDDLGPGLREWLPGFTAGLAK comes from the coding sequence GTGACTACCACTCAGCAGACAGTACGCAAGGCCGTTATTCCCGCTGCCGGACTCGGCACCAGGTTCCTGCCGGCCACAAAAGCCATGCCCAAGGAAATGCTCCCAGTGGTGGACAAGCCGGCCATCCAGTACGTGGTTGAAGAGGCTGTCAATGTTGGCCTTAACGACATCCTGATGATCACGGGACGCAACAAGCGTGCCCTGGAGGACCACTTCGACAGGGTTCCTTCGTTGGAGGACACCCTGGAAGCCAAGGGCGACCTGGCGAAGCTTGAGTCCATCCAGGCAGCCAGCAACCTCGGTGACATCCACTACGTCCGCCAGGGTGACCCCAACGGCCTGGGCCACGCAGTACTGCGTGCAAAGCAGCACGTCGGCAACGAACCGTTTGCAGTCCTCCTGGGCGACGACCTGATCGATGCGCGGGACGAACTCCTCAGCACCATGATCGAAGTCCAGTCCAAGACCGGCGGATCGGTGGTGGCCCTCATCGAGGTGGAGCCCTCCCAGATCAGTGCCTACGGATGTGCCGATGTGCAGGAGATCGACGGTGAAGGCTACGTCAGGATCAACAAGCTCGTCGAAAAGCCCAGCGTGGACGAGGCGCCCTCAAACCTGGCCGTCATTGGCCGCTACGTCCTCCACCCCGCAGTTTTTGACGTACTCGAGCACACCGGCCCCGGCCGGGGCGGGGAAATCCAGCTGACCGACGCCCTGCAGGAACTGGCAGCCGGCGAAGGTGACGGCTACGGAGTTTACGGCGTGGTCTTCCGCGGCCGCCGCTACGACACCGGTGACAAGCTCAGCTACCTCAAGGCCTGCGTCCAGCTCGCCATTGACAGCGACGACCTCGGCCCCGGCCTGCGGGAGTGGCTGCCGGGCTTCACGGCCGGCCTCGCTAAATAG
- a CDS encoding GNAT family N-acetyltransferase, with translation MRPGPIWPVTLECGDLILRPIRYRDKKEWTQVRGRNSEWLAPWEASNPAPGGALPDYRQMVRSLKIQAAQGTALPFLITERTPRLAAPVIVGQLTVSSIVWGSAMMATLGYWVDQARAGHGIAPTAVAMATDHCFQALGLHRMEINIRPENGPSLRVVEKLGFRDEGYRPRFLHINGEWADHRSFALTADEVPEGLLAPWLASRP, from the coding sequence GTGCGCCCCGGACCCATCTGGCCCGTAACACTCGAATGCGGCGACCTGATCCTGCGCCCCATCCGGTACCGGGACAAGAAGGAATGGACCCAGGTCCGGGGGCGCAACAGCGAGTGGCTGGCGCCCTGGGAAGCATCCAATCCGGCACCTGGCGGTGCCCTGCCTGACTACCGGCAGATGGTGCGGTCCTTGAAAATCCAGGCCGCCCAGGGGACGGCCCTGCCGTTCCTGATCACTGAGCGCACGCCCAGGTTGGCGGCCCCGGTCATCGTTGGCCAGCTGACTGTGTCCTCGATTGTGTGGGGCTCGGCCATGATGGCGACACTGGGATACTGGGTTGACCAGGCCCGCGCCGGTCACGGCATCGCACCCACGGCGGTGGCCATGGCCACTGACCATTGTTTCCAGGCCCTGGGCCTGCACCGGATGGAGATCAACATCCGGCCCGAGAATGGCCCCAGCCTGCGCGTGGTTGAGAAGCTGGGATTCCGCGACGAAGGTTACCGTCCACGCTTCCTTCACATCAACGGCGAGTGGGCGGACCACCGGTCCTTCGCGCTGACCGCTGACGAGGTCCCGGAAGGGCTGCTCGCCCCGTGGCTCGCGTCCCGGCCCTGA
- a CDS encoding ABC-F family ATP-binding cassette domain-containing protein, which yields MSLIRLNDVNVSFDKTQVLREAFFKLEAGDRVGLIGKNGSGKSTILKLIQGQVAPDSGTVAVELGTKAAYFSQFSELNGESTIAEVLDGLFAHVKEIEAELAGIDAAIAADSSDAARLDELIHRQSELFEAMDRLDGWDYQRSIDKVLTTLGFSDHHRTCAIDELSGGWRNRAALAKILLEAPDVLLLDEPTNYLDVAGVEWLEGWFRTFKGAAIIVSHDRKFLDSVVTRIIEVENFHLHEYPGNFAEYVVAKQFKLKSLESQFVHESELLAFEAEGISDRREAAKAAGKGLANQLARIKKSRAPRPVDQIITEIYGGLYVKDVLCRVESLSKAYGGRTLFSGLSFEIGRGNRIAVIGSNGSGKTTLLRALTGEEPADSGSVAWAKGAGMVSYNQVLEELDDDDTVTHAVNAMPESLALTATKKSVNRFLAMFQFSEADLKQKIGNLSGGQRARVAMAQCLLSGASVLLLDEPTNHLDLSSTQVMERALLHFPGAVVVVSHDRFFTDKIANRRLVFGAANSGHGSVELHVA from the coding sequence ATGAGTTTGATCCGGCTGAACGACGTCAACGTGAGCTTTGACAAAACCCAGGTTCTCCGCGAAGCCTTTTTCAAGCTTGAAGCAGGGGACAGGGTCGGCCTGATCGGCAAGAACGGTTCGGGCAAGTCCACCATCCTGAAGCTGATCCAGGGCCAGGTGGCTCCCGATTCCGGGACCGTCGCCGTCGAGCTCGGAACCAAGGCTGCATACTTCTCGCAGTTCTCGGAGCTGAACGGCGAATCCACCATCGCGGAGGTCCTGGACGGGCTGTTCGCCCATGTGAAAGAGATCGAAGCCGAGCTCGCAGGCATCGACGCGGCCATCGCCGCCGACTCCTCAGACGCAGCACGGCTGGATGAACTGATCCACCGCCAGTCCGAACTCTTTGAGGCGATGGACCGGCTGGATGGCTGGGACTATCAGCGCAGCATCGACAAAGTACTCACCACCCTCGGCTTCAGCGACCACCACCGCACGTGCGCCATCGATGAGCTCTCCGGCGGCTGGCGGAACCGGGCAGCGCTGGCAAAGATCCTGCTGGAAGCCCCGGATGTCCTCCTGCTTGATGAACCCACCAACTACCTTGACGTGGCGGGCGTCGAATGGCTGGAAGGCTGGTTCCGGACCTTCAAAGGCGCTGCGATCATCGTCTCGCACGACCGGAAGTTCCTGGACTCCGTTGTCACCCGGATCATCGAAGTGGAGAACTTCCACCTCCACGAATACCCGGGAAACTTCGCCGAATACGTGGTGGCGAAGCAGTTCAAGCTCAAGAGCCTGGAGAGCCAGTTCGTTCACGAGTCCGAGCTGCTGGCCTTCGAGGCCGAAGGCATCTCCGACCGGCGGGAAGCGGCCAAGGCGGCCGGCAAGGGACTGGCAAACCAGCTGGCCAGGATCAAGAAGTCCCGGGCGCCCCGGCCCGTGGACCAGATCATCACGGAGATATACGGCGGCCTGTACGTCAAGGATGTCCTGTGCCGGGTGGAATCCCTGAGCAAGGCCTACGGCGGCAGGACGCTGTTCAGCGGCCTCAGTTTCGAGATCGGGCGCGGCAACCGCATCGCCGTCATCGGATCCAACGGCAGCGGGAAGACGACGCTGCTCCGGGCGCTCACCGGCGAAGAGCCGGCCGATTCAGGCAGCGTGGCCTGGGCCAAGGGCGCCGGAATGGTCTCCTACAACCAGGTGCTGGAGGAACTGGACGACGACGACACGGTCACCCATGCGGTCAACGCGATGCCTGAGAGCCTGGCCCTGACGGCGACGAAGAAGTCAGTGAACAGGTTCCTGGCCATGTTCCAGTTCTCCGAAGCTGATCTGAAGCAGAAGATCGGCAACCTCTCAGGCGGCCAGCGTGCCCGCGTGGCCATGGCCCAATGCCTGCTCTCGGGTGCTTCGGTCCTGCTGCTGGATGAGCCCACCAACCACTTGGACCTCTCCAGCACCCAGGTTATGGAGCGTGCCCTGCTGCATTTCCCGGGGGCAGTGGTGGTGGTCAGCCACGACCGATTCTTCACCGACAAGATTGCCAACCGCCGGCTGGTGTTCGGCGCCGCGAACTCAGGCCACGGGAGTGTGGAACTCCACGTCGCCTGA
- the corA gene encoding magnesium/cobalt transporter CorA, whose translation MTIIDNAVYVDGVRSAEPESLEQTFETLAHHGGMAWIGLYRPTAAEMSAVATEFGLHALAVEDAISAHQRPKLERYEDNLFTVLRPARYLDATETVEFGELHIFTGRNFVVTIRHAEMAGVARVRRRLEGRPDLLRHGPEAVLYALLDLVVDDYAPVVAGLENDIDEIEDQLFSGDNTVSRRIYELAREVIQFQRAIHPLPDMMQQLKRGFEKYGVDSELQHSLRDVEDHVERVISRADSFRDLLQNALTLDGTLTANRQNEASAKQNEQVKKISSWAAIFFAPSFVAGVYGMNFDHMPELHWVIGYPMAIALMAGTAGLMYAIFKRKGWL comes from the coding sequence GTGACCATCATCGACAACGCCGTCTACGTGGACGGCGTCCGCAGCGCGGAGCCGGAGAGCCTGGAACAGACCTTCGAGACCCTCGCCCATCATGGGGGCATGGCCTGGATCGGGCTGTACCGGCCCACGGCGGCGGAAATGAGTGCCGTGGCCACCGAATTCGGGCTTCATGCCCTGGCCGTGGAGGACGCCATTTCGGCGCACCAGCGGCCCAAGCTTGAACGCTACGAGGACAACCTCTTTACTGTGCTGCGCCCCGCGCGGTACCTGGATGCCACCGAGACCGTGGAATTCGGCGAGCTGCACATCTTCACGGGCCGGAACTTCGTGGTCACCATCCGCCACGCCGAAATGGCCGGCGTTGCCCGCGTCAGGCGGCGCCTGGAAGGCCGACCCGACCTGCTCCGGCACGGCCCGGAAGCCGTTCTCTACGCGCTGCTGGACCTGGTGGTGGACGACTACGCACCGGTAGTGGCCGGGCTGGAAAACGACATTGACGAGATCGAGGACCAGCTCTTCAGCGGTGACAACACCGTCTCCCGCCGCATCTATGAACTGGCCCGGGAAGTCATCCAGTTCCAGCGCGCCATCCATCCCCTGCCGGACATGATGCAGCAGCTCAAGCGTGGCTTTGAAAAGTACGGCGTGGACTCTGAACTGCAGCACAGCCTGCGGGACGTCGAGGACCATGTGGAGCGGGTCATCTCGCGCGCGGATTCATTCCGTGATCTGTTGCAGAACGCCCTCACGCTGGACGGAACGCTGACCGCCAACCGGCAGAATGAGGCCAGCGCCAAACAGAACGAACAGGTGAAGAAGATCTCCTCCTGGGCGGCGATCTTCTTTGCGCCTTCCTTCGTAGCAGGGGTCTACGGAATGAACTTCGACCACATGCCCGAACTCCACTGGGTCATTGGCTACCCGATGGCCATCGCGCTGATGGCCGGCACCGCAGGCCTGATGTACGCCATTTTCAAGAGGAAAGGCTGGCTGTAG
- a CDS encoding DUF1761 domain-containing protein yields MDWLSHISQINWFAVALAFISSMAIGFVWYMPAVLGKRWMAAIGKTEEDLKNISGGAGIWVPMMVAAALTAVLLAVLISKLGLDNAAAGGGFALVLALVFRAGGHVIHNGFAGRPTAVTLIDSGHDLLAMTLAGAIIGALS; encoded by the coding sequence ATGGATTGGCTTTCGCATATTTCACAGATCAACTGGTTCGCCGTGGCGCTGGCCTTCATTTCGAGCATGGCCATCGGCTTCGTCTGGTACATGCCGGCCGTGCTGGGTAAGCGGTGGATGGCCGCCATCGGAAAGACTGAAGAGGACCTCAAGAACATCAGCGGCGGCGCGGGAATCTGGGTTCCCATGATGGTCGCCGCTGCCCTGACCGCCGTCCTGCTGGCCGTCCTGATCAGCAAACTGGGCCTGGACAACGCCGCGGCGGGCGGCGGGTTCGCCCTGGTGCTCGCGCTGGTGTTCCGCGCTGGCGGACATGTCATCCATAACGGATTTGCAGGCCGCCCGACGGCTGTGACCCTGATCGATTCCGGCCACGACCTGCTCGCCATGACGCTAGCCGGCGCAATCATCGGGGCTCTGTCCTGA
- a CDS encoding Lrp/AsnC family transcriptional regulator, whose amino-acid sequence MPTLDPTDLKILLELIHDPRIQIGELAEALGIARNTAQTRVRRLLRAGVLHDGGREIDLEAVGYDVVAFVTIEVTHRELDGVVGALRLLPQVLEVHEISGRGDVWCRVVATDTHNLQSALRQILRIKGVIRTETVLALHTHIPYRTEPLIRRLAQAVPGTPTRPKQLSGRGGGPAEGS is encoded by the coding sequence TTGCCTACCCTTGATCCCACTGACCTGAAGATCCTCCTGGAACTCATCCACGATCCCCGCATCCAGATCGGCGAGTTAGCCGAGGCGCTGGGGATTGCGCGCAACACAGCGCAGACGCGGGTCCGGCGCCTGCTCCGGGCCGGAGTGCTGCACGACGGCGGCCGCGAGATCGACCTCGAGGCCGTGGGGTACGACGTCGTCGCCTTCGTCACGATCGAAGTGACGCACCGGGAACTGGACGGAGTTGTGGGCGCCCTCCGGCTGCTCCCCCAGGTCCTGGAGGTCCATGAGATCTCGGGGCGAGGCGACGTGTGGTGCCGTGTGGTGGCCACCGATACGCACAACCTGCAGTCCGCCCTTCGCCAGATCCTCCGCATCAAGGGCGTCATCCGGACCGAAACTGTCCTGGCTCTCCACACCCATATTCCTTACCGGACCGAACCCCTGATCAGGCGCCTCGCACAGGCCGTGCCCGGTACGCCAACACGGCCCAAGCAATTGTCCGGGCGCGGCGGCGGGCCCGCCGAAGGCAGTTAG
- a CDS encoding MFS transporter: MTVFNELRMRPATAGRQGWDASTTARLVMAGAVIFTLLVGANLATPLYPLLQANLGLSALGVTAAFASYVLALVATLMLAGHWSDHIGRRAALILAVLAGLAGSWVFSQAENLVALSAGRALQGVAVALATGASAAALRELLPTRPEWATRFTLLATAGGVAAGPVIGGLLSLLPGPTTAPYYVHSLVLAAMLVPLYLLQARPAIKPPVGRRPVLVLAPRRPSVSTEARGAFWLAAAVGFLSFSVFGFCLSLAPAYFAPIIQTDSRPLIGALAGMTLAASAVSQVLSVRGRFVVPAGLAVLGASVLLLAAAAAWSSPLMLAAASVGAGLGQGVAFRTVFNDVAAKVESSQHAQVISTVYVITYLGSAVPVIGLGWATAVFGLPTAVTGFVVLCSAAALALSAVTLRTALQRTA, from the coding sequence ATGACAGTCTTCAATGAACTCCGCATGCGTCCGGCCACCGCCGGGCGCCAGGGCTGGGATGCATCCACCACCGCACGGCTGGTGATGGCCGGCGCCGTCATCTTCACCTTGCTGGTCGGTGCGAACCTGGCCACGCCCCTGTATCCGCTGCTCCAGGCAAACCTTGGCCTCTCGGCACTCGGCGTCACGGCGGCCTTTGCCAGCTATGTCCTGGCCCTGGTGGCAACGCTGATGCTGGCCGGGCACTGGTCGGACCACATCGGCCGGCGGGCGGCGCTCATCCTGGCTGTACTCGCCGGACTGGCGGGCAGCTGGGTCTTCTCGCAGGCCGAAAACCTCGTGGCGCTCTCTGCCGGACGGGCCCTTCAGGGTGTGGCCGTTGCCCTGGCAACGGGTGCCAGCGCAGCCGCACTGCGGGAACTGCTCCCGACCCGGCCGGAGTGGGCCACCCGTTTCACCCTGCTGGCGACGGCGGGAGGCGTGGCTGCAGGTCCCGTCATCGGCGGCCTGCTGTCGCTGCTGCCCGGGCCCACCACGGCCCCGTACTATGTTCACTCGCTCGTCCTGGCGGCAATGCTGGTGCCGCTGTACCTGCTTCAGGCCCGGCCGGCCATCAAGCCTCCGGTCGGCCGGCGGCCCGTCCTGGTCCTGGCTCCCCGCCGGCCTTCGGTATCCACCGAGGCGAGGGGCGCTTTCTGGCTTGCGGCCGCCGTCGGCTTCCTCAGCTTCTCCGTCTTTGGATTTTGCCTGTCGCTGGCACCGGCCTATTTCGCCCCGATCATTCAGACCGATTCACGGCCGTTGATCGGCGCCCTGGCCGGGATGACGCTGGCCGCCTCCGCCGTGAGCCAGGTGCTGTCCGTGCGGGGCCGCTTTGTGGTGCCCGCGGGGCTGGCGGTCCTGGGCGCCTCGGTGCTGCTCCTGGCTGCCGCGGCCGCCTGGAGCAGTCCGCTGATGCTCGCCGCCGCCAGCGTCGGTGCGGGGCTGGGCCAGGGGGTCGCCTTCCGGACGGTCTTCAATGATGTGGCCGCCAAGGTGGAATCGTCACAGCACGCCCAGGTCATCAGCACCGTTTATGTCATCACGTACCTGGGCAGCGCCGTGCCCGTCATCGGGCTGGGCTGGGCCACAGCGGTGTTCGGGCTGCCGACGGCGGTCACGGGCTTCGTAGTGCTGTGCAGCGCCGCCGCACTGGCGCTGTCCGCCGTCACGCTTCGGACTGCGCTGCAGCGGACAGCCTAG
- a CDS encoding Lrp/AsnC family transcriptional regulator: MSSNPKSIRPASHFEPLDAIDERLLAALVDDARISNKQLAELVGIAPSTALMRTRALSERGIVQGFEAKLSLSAIGRSVQALVAVRLRAHDRDQIDRFTARVPHLPAVLSTFHTSGSVDYLLHIAVASTEDLRDWVLDNLATDPVVGHTETTLVFEHIQGNHGPLPD; encoded by the coding sequence ATGAGCAGCAACCCAAAAAGCATCCGGCCGGCCAGCCACTTTGAGCCGCTGGATGCCATCGATGAACGGCTTCTGGCCGCCTTGGTGGACGATGCACGGATCTCCAACAAGCAGTTGGCAGAACTGGTGGGCATTGCACCGTCCACCGCGCTCATGCGGACCCGCGCATTGTCCGAACGTGGCATTGTCCAGGGATTTGAGGCGAAGCTCAGCCTCTCGGCCATCGGCAGGTCCGTCCAGGCGCTTGTGGCCGTCCGGTTGCGGGCCCACGACAGGGACCAGATCGACCGCTTCACCGCCCGCGTTCCGCACCTGCCCGCGGTCCTCTCCACCTTCCACACGTCAGGCTCCGTGGATTACCTGCTGCACATCGCCGTCGCCAGCACCGAGGACCTGCGGGACTGGGTCCTGGACAATCTCGCCACCGACCCCGTGGTGGGCCACACCGAGACCACCCTCGTCTTTGAGCACATCCAGGGGAACCACGGCCCGCTGCCGGACTAG
- a CDS encoding MFS transporter, whose translation MPQNAAAPGTFSPAQDHWAGHPKGSAAYNKILAGLAFAGVATFAQLYSTQAVLPLLAADLKVTAAEAALTISLATVGLAITVIPWSFLADRIGRVKAMAWGISAATILGLLVPLAPTFGALLALRLLEGMALGGIPAIAIAYLNEEVNRAHAAMAAGSYVAGTTLGGLAGRLVAGPAGELWGWRTAALAVSLLATVAAVLFLVLVPKAKGFTAANAAGLRGAMATLGGHVRNPRLLALYIQAFLMMGGFVAVYNYLGFRLSAEPFTLPATLISLIFLAYLSGTFSSRWAGGLTARFGRRNVLLAGIVLMVAGLALTLTQLLALILAGLVIFTGGFFAAHSIGAGWTGSIATTGRAQASSLYNLAYYLGSSVIGWAGGLVFQSLGWTALAGAIMALACITAVTVAVVHPRGNDESARAATQGQAEAARP comes from the coding sequence ATGCCACAGAATGCCGCAGCCCCCGGAACCTTCAGTCCAGCGCAGGATCACTGGGCGGGACATCCCAAAGGCTCCGCTGCCTACAACAAGATTCTGGCCGGCCTGGCCTTCGCGGGCGTGGCAACGTTCGCCCAGCTCTACTCCACCCAGGCGGTCCTGCCGCTCCTGGCGGCAGACCTGAAGGTCACTGCGGCAGAGGCCGCGTTGACCATTTCGCTGGCCACCGTGGGCCTGGCCATCACCGTCATTCCGTGGTCCTTCCTCGCGGACAGGATCGGCAGGGTCAAAGCCATGGCATGGGGCATCTCCGCCGCCACTATCCTGGGCTTGCTGGTACCGCTCGCCCCCACTTTCGGCGCCCTGCTTGCCTTGCGGCTGCTGGAAGGCATGGCGCTGGGCGGGATCCCGGCCATCGCCATCGCCTACCTGAACGAGGAAGTGAACAGGGCGCATGCGGCCATGGCAGCGGGCAGCTATGTTGCCGGCACGACGCTGGGCGGACTGGCAGGCCGGCTCGTGGCAGGCCCGGCAGGTGAGCTGTGGGGCTGGCGCACAGCCGCCCTGGCGGTTTCCTTGCTGGCAACAGTGGCGGCCGTGCTCTTCCTGGTCCTGGTCCCGAAGGCGAAAGGGTTCACCGCCGCCAACGCCGCCGGGCTGCGCGGCGCCATGGCGACGCTCGGCGGGCATGTGCGCAATCCACGGCTGCTGGCGCTCTACATCCAGGCCTTCCTGATGATGGGCGGGTTTGTGGCCGTCTACAACTACCTCGGCTTCCGGCTGTCCGCTGAGCCTTTCACGCTGCCTGCCACCCTGATCAGCCTGATCTTCCTGGCGTACCTTTCCGGAACGTTCTCTTCCCGCTGGGCCGGCGGGTTGACGGCCAGGTTTGGCCGCAGGAATGTGCTGCTTGCTGGCATCGTCCTGATGGTGGCCGGGCTGGCGCTGACGCTTACGCAGCTGCTCGCCCTCATCCTTGCCGGCCTGGTGATTTTCACCGGCGGCTTCTTCGCGGCCCACAGCATCGGCGCAGGCTGGACCGGAAGCATCGCCACCACCGGCCGCGCCCAGGCATCGTCGCTCTACAACCTGGCCTATTACCTGGGCTCTAGCGTCATCGGCTGGGCGGGCGGACTGGTGTTCCAGTCCCTGGGCTGGACGGCGCTTGCCGGGGCAATCATGGCCCTAGCGTGCATCACGGCGGTGACAGTCGCCGTCGTACATCCCCGGGGGAACGACGAATCCGCACGGGCCGCCACACAAGGGCAGGCGGAAGCCGCGCGGCCGTAG
- a CDS encoding LysR family transcriptional regulator, with amino-acid sequence MHADHKQLVKLLPLLPILAELGRTQHVTETAELLGVPQSTVSRALSRASAVVGTELLIRDGRGIRLTAAARTLLPYIESALAEFQAGLDLVRHESDVVRGKVSLSFQHTFGEATLPLLISAFRSRHPEAGFILSQGARDTCLSELASGQADLALTAPVPAASSTICSASLYREPLRLVVHHGHPLAGRDSVRMQDIRRDPFVALEPGYGMRSLTDALFREAGFRPRIAFESQDTHTARGLVAAGLGVSILPPGGNAPGRHISPETGNLGWVELALESGLAFREIGLGWRRRKPGPDAEPDPVRFFREMVLQEGPQLLAGLVAARSGRG; translated from the coding sequence ATGCACGCGGACCACAAACAGCTGGTGAAGCTCCTGCCGCTGCTCCCCATCCTGGCTGAACTGGGCCGGACCCAGCACGTCACGGAAACGGCCGAGCTCCTGGGAGTACCCCAGTCAACGGTGAGCCGGGCGCTGTCCCGGGCCAGCGCCGTCGTCGGAACAGAACTGCTGATCCGGGACGGTCGGGGCATCCGCCTCACAGCGGCCGCCCGGACGCTGCTGCCGTACATCGAGTCGGCCCTGGCGGAATTCCAGGCCGGACTGGACCTGGTCCGGCACGAGTCGGATGTGGTGCGGGGGAAGGTGTCGCTGTCCTTTCAGCACACGTTCGGGGAGGCCACCCTGCCCCTGCTCATCAGTGCCTTCCGCAGCCGCCACCCGGAGGCCGGCTTCATCCTCAGCCAGGGGGCGCGGGACACCTGCCTCTCAGAGCTCGCCTCGGGCCAGGCGGACCTGGCCCTGACCGCACCTGTTCCGGCGGCAAGCAGCACCATCTGCTCGGCGTCGCTCTACCGTGAGCCCCTCCGGCTGGTGGTTCACCACGGCCACCCGCTGGCCGGACGGGACAGCGTCAGGATGCAGGACATCCGCCGGGACCCCTTCGTCGCGCTGGAGCCGGGGTACGGCATGCGGTCACTGACGGATGCCTTGTTCCGCGAGGCAGGCTTCCGGCCGCGGATCGCCTTCGAAAGCCAGGACACCCACACCGCCCGTGGTTTGGTCGCCGCGGGACTTGGCGTCAGCATCCTGCCGCCCGGCGGCAATGCCCCGGGGCGCCACATCAGCCCGGAGACCGGCAACCTGGGCTGGGTTGAACTTGCCTTGGAATCCGGCCTGGCGTTCCGCGAAATCGGGCTGGGCTGGCGCAGGCGGAAACCCGGCCCCGACGCCGAGCCCGATCCTGTGCGCTTCTTCCGGGAGATGGTCCTGCAGGAGGGCCCGCAATTGCTGGCGGGCCTCGTGGCCGCCCGTTCAGGCAGGGGATAG